A genomic stretch from Bacillus sp. N1-1 includes:
- the xylB gene encoding xylulokinase, translating into MKYVIGIDLGSSAVKAILVDRGGIVHYSSSKDYPLINEKSSYSEQDVELWYSKTKEIIIDLLQNFNGRVEDIEGISFSGQMHGLVLLDEENQVLRNAILWNDTRTTHQCREIEEVIGKDRLLSITKNQALEGFTLPKILWVKENESDLYEKSHRFLLPKDYLRYRLTGHIGMDYTDAAGTLLLDIEKKEWSHEMCDALEINPALCPPLMESFDFAGQISEDFSMETGLSISTKVFAGGADNACGAIGAGILSEGKTLCSLGTSGVILTYESTGSHDYKGKVHYFNHGKKDAYYSMGVTLSAGYSLSWFRDVFASNESFSSLLDGLDEIPPGSNGLLFSPYLVGERTPHADASIRASFIGVDGSHTRKHFVRALIEGVTFSLKEALEILKQNNDHIDTVISIGGGAKNKEWLQMQADIFETKIITLSHEQGPALGAAILAAYGCGWYSSLEECSRVFISYEESYMPVSQNVEMYRELYPLYQEVYEYTKGLSEGLERFRSV; encoded by the coding sequence ATGAAATATGTAATAGGAATTGACCTAGGTTCAAGCGCAGTAAAAGCCATTCTAGTCGATCGAGGGGGGATTGTGCATTACTCCTCATCCAAAGACTATCCATTAATTAATGAGAAATCTAGCTATAGCGAGCAGGACGTAGAGCTTTGGTACAGTAAAACAAAAGAAATCATCATCGATTTGCTTCAGAACTTTAATGGTAGAGTAGAGGACATTGAAGGAATTAGCTTTTCAGGCCAAATGCATGGTTTGGTTCTTCTAGACGAAGAGAATCAAGTGCTTAGAAATGCGATTTTATGGAATGATACGCGAACAACACACCAATGTAGGGAGATTGAAGAGGTAATCGGGAAAGATCGGCTTCTGTCTATTACGAAAAACCAGGCGTTAGAAGGCTTCACGTTGCCAAAGATACTATGGGTAAAGGAAAATGAATCAGACCTCTATGAGAAATCACATCGCTTCCTCCTCCCGAAGGACTATCTTCGGTACCGCCTGACAGGTCACATCGGAATGGATTATACAGATGCAGCAGGCACACTATTATTGGATATAGAGAAGAAAGAATGGAGTCATGAAATGTGTGACGCTCTAGAAATCAATCCAGCATTATGTCCTCCACTAATGGAATCCTTTGACTTCGCAGGTCAAATTTCGGAGGACTTCTCCATGGAAACAGGACTCTCCATTTCCACGAAAGTGTTTGCTGGAGGAGCTGATAACGCGTGCGGCGCAATTGGCGCAGGCATCTTATCAGAAGGAAAAACGCTTTGCAGTTTAGGAACGTCAGGCGTCATCCTTACTTATGAATCAACAGGCTCACATGATTACAAAGGTAAGGTGCATTATTTTAATCATGGAAAAAAAGATGCTTATTATAGCATGGGCGTTACCTTATCAGCAGGGTATAGCCTAAGCTGGTTTCGTGACGTTTTCGCAAGCAACGAATCATTCTCTTCTCTACTAGATGGACTGGATGAAATCCCTCCTGGATCGAATGGTTTGTTATTTTCTCCCTATCTAGTAGGAGAACGAACACCGCATGCAGACGCTTCAATTAGAGCTAGTTTCATAGGGGTGGATGGAAGTCATACGAGAAAACATTTTGTTCGTGCTCTGATCGAAGGAGTTACTTTTTCTTTAAAAGAAGCGCTCGAGATCTTAAAGCAAAACAACGATCACATTGACACCGTCATCTCCATTGGAGGCGGAGCAAAAAATAAAGAGTGGCTTCAGATGCAGGCGGATATCTTCGAAACGAAGATCATTACCCTCTCTCACGAACAAGGACCAGCCCTCGGAGCAGCCATACTAGCAGCATATGGCTGTGGATGGTATAGCTCCCTCGAAGAATGCTCTCGCGTCTTCATCTCTTACGAAGAATCCTATATGCCAGTATCTCAAAACGTTGAAATGTACAGGGAATTGTATCCGCTTTATCAAGAAGTTTATGAATATACGAAGGGGTTGAGTGAGGGGTTGGAGAGATTTCGGTCGGTGTAG
- a CDS encoding O-antigen ligase family protein, giving the protein MKVQNDEKRNTSFQNKLGILLILFVILRPSPTLLLGPSFGMRLIDFISLLVVAFVFINVKDKIIPKDINVLFLLFIFFIELISLFFSIFYNQVIIQDAFEIYRPFTYLLLFITVYNLDIFHSGYSKKYIKILNFVIWIIIAFSLLELTNLLDFRNVLQYIYDYGKSRGINSTSQRIVGTFYNPNYNALFLNVLINIFFTLLIYHKKKYFLFMTIILTILLLYTGSRTGVISLIVSLAVILLLTLFVSNNIIKLRIKIKLLIAALLISLITISFIYPYIMESFKRFRDIENIQLNFTTRVDAWETAIVYFKLHPLLGNGPGKAIMDSFDNNYILIIFRNGLIGLCLYLLFLLYNIFLPLTKIFGKRINEVIISHIYIGVITPYLIFMLSSIPFHYLQTGFVFIIILAIYSSFIRGNKTT; this is encoded by the coding sequence ATGAAGGTTCAAAACGATGAAAAAAGAAATACTAGTTTTCAAAACAAATTAGGTATTTTGCTAATATTGTTTGTCATATTACGTCCGTCACCCACGCTATTGCTAGGTCCTAGTTTTGGCATGAGGTTGATTGATTTCATTTCATTACTAGTAGTAGCCTTTGTTTTTATAAATGTAAAAGACAAAATTATACCAAAGGATATTAATGTATTATTTTTACTCTTTATTTTCTTTATAGAGTTAATCAGTTTATTTTTTTCGATTTTTTATAATCAAGTAATTATTCAAGACGCATTTGAAATTTATAGACCATTTACATATCTGCTCCTCTTTATCACTGTATATAATCTAGATATATTTCATTCAGGTTATTCAAAAAAGTATATCAAAATATTGAATTTTGTAATTTGGATAATTATTGCATTCTCATTGTTGGAATTAACCAATTTGCTGGATTTCAGAAATGTGCTTCAGTATATTTATGATTATGGAAAATCCAGAGGCATAAATTCAACAAGTCAGAGAATAGTTGGTACTTTTTACAATCCGAATTACAATGCGCTGTTCTTGAATGTACTTATTAATATTTTCTTTACATTATTGATTTATCATAAAAAAAAATACTTCTTATTTATGACGATTATATTAACCATTTTATTACTTTATACAGGGTCTAGAACAGGTGTGATTTCTTTAATTGTCAGTTTAGCAGTTATATTATTACTTACACTATTTGTTAGTAATAATATTATTAAACTAAGAATCAAAATTAAATTACTAATTGCAGCATTACTCATATCTTTAATAACAATTTCTTTTATTTATCCATACATTATGGAGTCTTTTAAAAGATTCAGGGATATAGAAAATATACAGCTAAACTTTACTACGAGGGTGGATGCTTGGGAGACAGCTATAGTTTACTTTAAGTTACATCCACTATTAGGAAATGGCCCGGGAAAAGCAATAATGGATAGTTTTGATAATAATTATATTTTAATCATTTTTAGAAATGGCTTAATAGGACTTTGTTTATACCTACTATTTCTTTTATATAATATATTTTTACCTTTAACAAAAATTTTTGGGAAAAGAATCAATGAAGTCATAATTAGTCATATATATATAGGTGTAATTACACCATATTTAATATTTATGCTATCATCCATTCCATTCCATTATTTACAAACGGGGTTTGTGTTTATTATTATTTTAGCTATATACAGTAGTTTTATAAGAGGGAATAAAACTACATAA
- a CDS encoding alcohol dehydrogenase catalytic domain-containing protein, translating to MVSKMTVPPMQLVDHGGEGTQMCAVLSDIEKIEIKRAAIPEPAEGEVRIKVKWVGICGSDVEVYRGAREPEFISYPTRLGHEVAGVIDKVGENVLGLQEGDHVALRYIWGAFAEYVCCSPFSVKVLPKELPLVEGSLIEVVPALLSAAENADISPNKNVLIMGQGVSGLALTQVIKLYSPKNLIVTDLFDEKLKLAKKYGATHTYKMPSADSKTMDVVGEDFPEGFDVVIPCLLEGSGMVDAIDAAAQNGRIVMYGCIGTCHEPVDFFKVHKKRLDILSTEPKRDIDNRRYFDEGLKLVMDGLVNTKETITHTFPLSQVDEAFKTRNNHRGDTIHVMIDCEWDADHD from the coding sequence ATGGTAAGTAAAATGACAGTTCCTCCAATGCAATTAGTGGATCACGGTGGTGAAGGTACGCAAATGTGTGCGGTGCTTTCAGATATAGAGAAAATTGAAATTAAGCGAGCTGCAATTCCTGAGCCTGCTGAAGGAGAAGTTCGAATCAAGGTGAAATGGGTTGGGATTTGTGGGAGTGATGTAGAAGTTTACCGCGGGGCACGGGAACCTGAATTTATTTCATATCCAACACGATTGGGACACGAAGTAGCTGGTGTAATTGATAAAGTGGGAGAGAATGTTCTTGGATTGCAAGAAGGTGACCATGTCGCACTTCGTTATATCTGGGGAGCATTCGCAGAGTACGTATGTTGCAGTCCTTTCTCGGTAAAGGTTCTTCCTAAAGAGCTACCACTAGTCGAAGGATCATTGATCGAAGTAGTACCGGCTTTACTATCAGCAGCTGAAAATGCAGATATCTCACCAAATAAAAATGTTCTCATTATGGGGCAAGGGGTAAGTGGGCTAGCGCTAACTCAAGTGATTAAACTCTATAGTCCAAAGAATTTAATAGTAACGGATTTATTTGATGAAAAACTAAAGCTTGCAAAGAAATATGGAGCGACTCATACGTATAAAATGCCGTCTGCAGATTCCAAAACGATGGATGTAGTGGGGGAAGATTTTCCTGAAGGATTTGATGTTGTTATTCCTTGCTTACTTGAAGGATCAGGAATGGTAGATGCAATCGATGCGGCTGCCCAAAATGGAAGGATTGTGATGTACGGTTGCATTGGTACCTGTCATGAGCCCGTTGACTTCTTTAAAGTTCATAAGAAGCGACTTGATATTTTATCCACTGAGCCAAAGCGTGATATAGACAATCGTCGTTATTTTGATGAAGGGCTAAAACTAGTGATGGATGGGCTTGTCAATACGAAGGAAACAATTACCCACACCTTCCCTCTGTCTCAAGTCGACGAAGCGTTTAAAACGAGAAACAACCACCGCGGTGACACGATACACGTTATGATTGATTGCGAATGGGACGCGGATCATGACTGA
- a CDS encoding TRAP transporter substrate-binding protein translates to MKKLSGKLTVFVSALVMAVSITGCSSEGTTSNAGNESAAKTGDQIVLKLSEPQVDEYPDSIAEKEFAERVEELSDGRIKVEVYTGGQLGDETTTIEQTQVGIIDIGRANAGPLTQFADSLGVFSFPFLFDSREHMWNALDSSLKDELFSDLEKSDLIGLAFYDAGARSFYSTDPIEAVEDVEGKKIRVMQNDILIDAFKKLGTSPTPLAASEVYSALQMGVIEGGENNVSTYVADGHFEVAKNFTLSEHLRIPGVLFMSKQSWDKLSEEDQGIIKEAAMESEETQLEEYDEYSQTAMDRVKEAGNNVVELSDEERAAFKEKVEPLYEDYESTYGDLFQSIEDAK, encoded by the coding sequence TTGAAGAAATTAAGTGGGAAGCTAACTGTATTCGTATCTGCTTTAGTCATGGCTGTCAGTATCACAGGTTGTTCTTCGGAAGGAACGACAAGCAATGCAGGAAATGAGAGCGCTGCCAAAACGGGTGATCAGATTGTCTTAAAGCTCTCTGAGCCGCAAGTAGATGAATACCCCGATTCCATTGCAGAGAAAGAGTTCGCTGAACGTGTAGAGGAGCTTTCGGATGGCAGGATTAAAGTAGAAGTCTACACGGGTGGTCAACTTGGTGATGAAACAACAACAATTGAACAAACTCAGGTAGGAATTATCGATATTGGGCGTGCAAATGCTGGCCCATTGACTCAGTTCGCAGATAGCCTTGGAGTTTTTAGCTTCCCATTCCTTTTTGATAGTAGAGAGCATATGTGGAACGCGTTAGATTCTTCACTTAAGGATGAATTGTTCTCGGATTTAGAGAAATCTGACCTTATTGGACTAGCTTTCTACGATGCAGGTGCACGTAGTTTCTATTCCACTGATCCAATCGAAGCAGTTGAGGATGTAGAAGGTAAAAAAATTCGTGTCATGCAAAATGATATTCTAATTGATGCTTTCAAGAAACTAGGAACCTCTCCTACGCCACTTGCAGCTTCAGAAGTATACAGTGCTTTACAAATGGGTGTAATCGAAGGTGGAGAAAACAATGTGAGCACATATGTCGCAGACGGACATTTCGAAGTTGCTAAAAACTTTACCCTTTCTGAGCACCTGCGGATTCCTGGAGTATTATTCATGAGTAAGCAATCTTGGGACAAGCTCTCAGAAGAAGATCAAGGGATCATCAAGGAAGCGGCAATGGAATCAGAAGAAACACAGCTAGAAGAATATGACGAATATTCCCAAACGGCAATGGATCGTGTAAAGGAAGCTGGAAATAACGTTGTGGAGCTATCTGACGAAGAACGTGCTGCATTCAAAGAGAAAGTCGAACCTCTTTATGAAGACTATGAATCAACATACGGTGATTTATTCCAATCGATCGAAGACGCAAAATAA
- a CDS encoding glycosyltransferase family A protein has translation MNIELSIVIIGKNEEQNIGRCLESIESAMKNTTYNYEVIFVDSNSKDNTIKIASEFEFKNFSIYKIINSNFYTASLARNIGCEKSCGKYILFLDADMVLHSGFIEIAIPKLFVKKHIGGIIGIRNDIVKNGNGNNVINKNVYKTNVEKKATHFGGALLAKSSVIKKVGGYSGHLIASEEPELYIRLLSNGYFVKEINVDMIDHYDRKSNNKIKIKALFSKRSSGIGQVIKESLINRNFDVLLHHKPIMQFLVPWLCDVISVFTLLISMFSLSGFFLGVTFLVQLISLFICIFAYNPKKFLISKIMFYSITKGLFIGRNVEFNLLKVK, from the coding sequence ATGAATATTGAATTATCAATTGTAATTATCGGTAAAAATGAAGAACAAAATATAGGAAGATGTTTAGAATCAATAGAATCTGCAATGAAAAATACAACCTATAATTATGAAGTGATTTTTGTTGATTCAAATTCAAAGGACAATACTATTAAAATCGCTAGTGAATTTGAATTCAAAAATTTTAGCATTTACAAAATAATCAATTCTAATTTCTACACAGCTTCTTTGGCTAGGAATATAGGCTGCGAAAAAAGCTGTGGAAAATACATTCTTTTTTTAGATGCTGATATGGTATTACATTCGGGGTTTATAGAGATAGCAATTCCAAAATTATTTGTTAAAAAGCATATCGGAGGAATAATAGGTATAAGAAATGATATTGTGAAAAATGGAAATGGTAATAATGTTATTAACAAAAATGTTTATAAGACTAATGTTGAAAAGAAAGCCACTCACTTTGGAGGAGCTCTTTTAGCAAAAAGTAGTGTTATTAAAAAAGTAGGTGGGTATAGCGGACATTTAATTGCATCAGAAGAACCAGAATTGTATATTAGATTGTTAAGTAATGGCTACTTCGTTAAAGAAATTAACGTAGATATGATAGATCATTATGACAGAAAAAGTAATAATAAAATTAAAATAAAGGCGTTATTTTCTAAGAGAAGTAGTGGTATCGGACAGGTAATTAAGGAAAGTTTGATAAATAGAAATTTTGACGTCTTGTTACATCACAAACCTATTATGCAGTTTTTAGTACCCTGGTTATGTGATGTGATTTCTGTATTTACTTTATTAATTTCAATGTTTAGTCTAAGTGGATTCTTTCTTGGAGTGACATTTTTAGTTCAACTCATTTCTTTATTTATTTGTATTTTTGCGTACAACCCAAAAAAATTCCTCATTAGTAAAATAATGTTTTATTCGATTACAAAAGGTTTGTTTATCGGTAGAAATGTTGAATTTAATTTATTAAAAGTGAAATAG
- a CDS encoding AraC family transcriptional regulator, with protein sequence MLRDDQLNVFWMSRIDYEKNTGVKSHFHDDLYQFIYLIDGEGTMQINDEVFDLLPKHAYFISKGDKHRFYFTSHSSTIDLKFDVISQALQGLFHNEKFPTPYFMGESPKLKELFKLSIRNIQKSTPIIPYRIDVGFKDILLAILQDKNELLEKDSRPSSSFNREPHPDFPVIEYMLEHLDSRITLEDIAKHFNFHPHYIIDLFRKKFNTTPMKLLQELRIEKSKEYLEFSNYTVTEIAAFVGLSAPYFSRLFQSREDLSPTEYREQALTVVGKHIILEEEFSPTLQKQPKITRDI encoded by the coding sequence GTGCTACGTGATGATCAGCTTAATGTTTTTTGGATGTCTCGCATCGACTATGAAAAGAATACTGGCGTAAAAAGCCATTTTCACGATGATTTGTATCAATTTATCTATCTAATTGATGGTGAAGGAACGATGCAAATTAATGATGAAGTCTTTGACTTACTTCCGAAGCATGCTTACTTCATCTCAAAAGGCGATAAGCATCGTTTCTATTTTACTAGTCACTCTTCTACTATCGACCTTAAATTCGATGTGATCAGTCAAGCATTACAAGGACTATTTCATAATGAGAAGTTTCCGACCCCTTATTTCATGGGCGAATCTCCTAAACTGAAAGAATTGTTTAAACTATCGATCCGTAATATACAAAAATCTACTCCTATCATTCCCTATCGGATTGATGTTGGTTTTAAAGATATTCTACTAGCTATCCTACAGGATAAAAATGAATTATTAGAAAAAGATTCTCGACCCTCTTCTTCATTTAATAGAGAGCCTCATCCAGACTTCCCAGTTATTGAATACATGCTAGAACATTTGGATTCTAGAATAACACTTGAAGACATTGCGAAACACTTTAACTTTCACCCACACTATATTATTGATCTCTTTCGGAAGAAATTTAATACAACTCCAATGAAGCTTCTACAGGAGTTGCGAATTGAGAAGTCAAAAGAATACTTAGAGTTTAGCAACTACACGGTAACTGAAATAGCAGCATTCGTTGGTTTATCAGCACCTTATTTCTCGAGGTTATTTCAATCGAGAGAAGATCTTTCCCCAACAGAATACAGAGAACAGGCTTTAACTGTCGTCGGGAAGCACATTATTCTTGAAGAGGAATTTTCTCCTACGTTACAAAAACAACCTAAAATCACAAGAGATATTTAA
- a CDS encoding D-lyxose/D-mannose family sugar isomerase, with amino-acid sequence MISREEYNKIKKETLAYFQKANITLTDNEVDRIEVADFGLNRIREFGLQLIEYVNTERCCAKDLVLLPNQTCPEHLHPPVGDSPGKEETFRCRFGTVYLYVPGPATPAPKTLIPVDKQNAFTVWNEITLIEGEQYTLEPNTLHWFQAGNEGAIISEFSTKSTDENDIFSDEEIKRIPVVE; translated from the coding sequence ATGATTTCACGTGAAGAATACAATAAAATAAAAAAGGAAACGCTAGCTTATTTTCAAAAAGCAAACATAACTTTAACGGATAACGAAGTCGATCGCATTGAGGTGGCCGATTTCGGACTCAATCGTATACGAGAATTCGGCTTGCAATTAATTGAATATGTTAATACAGAACGCTGCTGCGCAAAGGACCTTGTACTACTTCCGAATCAAACGTGTCCTGAACATTTACATCCTCCTGTAGGAGATTCACCAGGGAAAGAAGAAACGTTCAGGTGTCGTTTTGGAACCGTTTACTTATATGTACCAGGACCAGCAACACCTGCACCTAAAACATTGATCCCAGTTGACAAGCAAAATGCTTTTACGGTTTGGAATGAAATAACCCTAATTGAGGGAGAGCAATACACACTAGAGCCAAATACTCTCCACTGGTTTCAAGCAGGGAATGAAGGAGCCATCATTTCTGAATTCTCAACAAAAAGCACGGATGAAAATGATATTTTCTCAGATGAAGAGATTAAAAGAATTCCGGTGGTGGAATAA
- a CDS encoding TRAP transporter small permease — protein MNKILISIRKITESFVLIMIGLMAIIISYQVISRFGFNYTPTWIQPMSLLLMVWIGFLGIAIGFQDHSHIRITIFEDKLPAKLKSGLHVVQRLLAIVFGLFMFIEGSKFSYEMLGSSIPGIGIPSAVLYVVVPVAGALIILYLLFEFVGVWRGYTEENGVEET, from the coding sequence ATGAATAAGATACTGATTTCGATTAGAAAGATAACGGAATCATTTGTTCTCATCATGATTGGCTTAATGGCTATCATTATTAGTTACCAGGTTATTTCAAGGTTTGGGTTCAATTACACGCCTACATGGATTCAACCGATGTCACTCTTGCTAATGGTATGGATAGGTTTTCTTGGCATCGCCATTGGTTTTCAAGATCATAGTCATATCCGTATCACCATTTTTGAAGATAAATTGCCTGCTAAACTCAAAAGTGGTTTACATGTTGTTCAAAGACTACTAGCCATAGTATTTGGTTTATTTATGTTTATTGAAGGAAGTAAGTTCTCCTATGAAATGTTAGGCTCAAGCATTCCAGGAATAGGTATTCCTTCCGCTGTACTTTACGTTGTCGTACCAGTAGCTGGAGCATTAATTATTCTATATTTATTGTTCGAGTTTGTGGGAGTATGGAGGGGGTACACCGAGGAAAATGGGGTGGAGGAAACATGA
- a CDS encoding TRAP transporter large permease, translating to MIIATLIISFLVFLVIGVPVALAMGLTSIVVAFLLDIPLSILAQRMVAGVNSFPLLAIPFFILAGEIMNTGGISQKLIRLSDVIVGRFRGGLGMVNVSSSMLFGGISGSALADTSSTGSVMIPMMKNKGYDADYSVAVTVTSATQGIVIPPSHNMIIYALAAGGGLSISSLFLGGIIPGIILGLGLMITAYVIAVKRNYPAEKPSSFKEILVATKGSIPGLMTGVIIIGGIMSGIFTVTESAAIAVMYAFGVSFVFNKDVPISEIIPVLKRTFKTLALVLFLIATSSGFAWLLAVLRVPTLISENLLSLTSNPILITFILIFILLLLGSILDVAPIILITTPILLPIATSIGMDPIHYGIVMMICMAIGLVTPPVGGALFIGSAIAKIPMESAIKALLPFYLSMIAILIVVAFIPQLTLYIPSLFQ from the coding sequence ATGATTATAGCCACGTTAATTATTTCGTTTTTAGTTTTTCTAGTCATTGGCGTACCAGTTGCTTTAGCGATGGGACTAACATCTATAGTCGTTGCTTTCCTTCTTGATATTCCTCTATCAATTCTCGCTCAACGAATGGTCGCTGGAGTGAATAGTTTCCCATTATTAGCGATTCCGTTCTTTATTCTAGCAGGAGAAATTATGAATACTGGTGGAATTTCTCAAAAGTTGATTCGATTATCTGATGTCATAGTTGGTAGATTTAGAGGTGGGTTAGGAATGGTGAATGTCAGTTCCAGCATGCTTTTTGGTGGGATCTCTGGATCCGCTTTAGCTGATACATCTTCAACAGGCTCAGTGATGATTCCGATGATGAAGAACAAAGGATATGACGCTGACTACTCAGTGGCAGTTACTGTCACGTCGGCAACACAGGGAATTGTTATTCCACCAAGCCATAATATGATCATTTATGCATTAGCAGCTGGGGGAGGCCTTTCGATCAGCTCTCTATTTCTTGGAGGAATCATTCCAGGAATCATATTAGGTCTTGGGTTAATGATTACAGCGTATGTTATTGCAGTGAAAAGAAATTACCCTGCAGAGAAGCCATCTTCGTTTAAAGAAATTCTCGTTGCAACGAAGGGAAGCATACCTGGGTTAATGACAGGGGTCATTATTATCGGTGGAATTATGAGCGGGATTTTTACAGTTACAGAATCTGCTGCGATTGCTGTTATGTATGCTTTTGGCGTTAGCTTTGTTTTCAATAAAGATGTACCAATATCTGAAATTATTCCCGTATTAAAACGTACGTTTAAAACACTAGCGTTAGTTCTATTCTTGATCGCTACTTCAAGCGGCTTTGCGTGGCTGCTTGCTGTATTACGGGTTCCAACGCTCATCTCGGAGAATTTACTGAGTCTTACGAGTAACCCAATTCTGATTACTTTTATACTCATTTTCATTCTACTACTGCTTGGTTCGATCCTTGATGTTGCACCAATCATACTCATCACAACACCGATTCTGTTACCAATTGCAACAAGCATCGGCATGGATCCCATTCATTATGGTATTGTGATGATGATTTGTATGGCGATTGGACTCGTAACCCCGCCAGTTGGAGGAGCTTTATTTATCGGTAGCGCGATCGCTAAAATCCCAATGGAAAGCGCCATTAAGGCATTGCTGCCATTCTACTTAAGCATGATTGCAATTTTAATCGTTGTTGCTTTTATTCCACAGTTGACCTTGTATATACCGAGTTTATTTCAATAA
- a CDS encoding HIT family protein produces the protein MTDSCFYCEKDSRLTNLMMPIADLSTSTFYLNKDQTHIGRSILAFNDHKRELFELSSIERERFMEDVANAAKALQNTFHSSKLNYAIYGDLVSHLHFHIVPKYENGEEWGGAFVNAPQKKKRLSEAEYEQRIQAIQNQL, from the coding sequence ATGACTGACTCTTGTTTTTACTGTGAAAAAGACAGTCGACTAACTAACTTGATGATGCCAATAGCTGATTTATCAACTTCAACATTCTACCTTAATAAAGATCAGACGCATATAGGAAGAAGTATACTAGCATTCAACGATCATAAGCGAGAATTGTTTGAGTTAAGCTCTATAGAACGTGAAAGGTTTATGGAAGATGTAGCGAATGCGGCGAAAGCTTTGCAGAATACGTTTCATTCTTCGAAGCTTAACTATGCGATTTATGGTGATCTAGTATCTCACCTCCATTTTCATATTGTACCTAAATATGAAAATGGAGAAGAGTGGGGAGGAGCGTTCGTAAACGCTCCTCAGAAAAAAAAGCGATTAAGTGAAGCTGAATATGAGCAACGTATACAAGCGATTCAAAATCAATTATAA